From one Alphaproteobacteria bacterium genomic stretch:
- the tnpB gene encoding IS66 family insertion sequence element accessory protein TnpB, translated as MFDADRDRGRRHHDPSRRRHAGRSDRRDRRRLAPRPVIVPFQAVKIVIATKPVDFRKGHDGLAAYVEKELGLKAHSGIVVVFRAKRADRIKVLVWDGNGLVLTYKRLEAGKFAWPAIKDGVMRLSKAQFEALFEGLDWRRVHGRRVRPPVATE; from the coding sequence ATGTTCGACGCCGATCGAGATCGAGGCCGACGGCATCACGATCCGTCTCGGCGCCGACACGCCGGCCGATCGGATCGCCGAGATCGCCGCCGCCTTGCGCCTCGCCCGGTGATCGTTCCCTTCCAGGCGGTCAAGATCGTGATCGCAACCAAGCCCGTGGACTTCCGCAAGGGCCATGACGGGCTTGCCGCCTATGTCGAGAAGGAACTCGGGCTGAAGGCGCATTCCGGGATCGTCGTGGTCTTTCGTGCCAAGCGCGCCGACCGGATCAAGGTCCTGGTCTGGGATGGAAACGGGCTCGTGCTGACCTACAAGCGGCTGGAGGCGGGGAAGTTCGCCTGGCCGGCGATCAAGGACGGTGTGATGCGGCTTTCGAAGGCGCAGTTCGAGGCCCTGTTCGAAGGGCTCGACTGGCGCCGGGTGCATGGCCGGCGGGTGCGCCCGCCGGTTGCGACGGAGTGA
- a CDS encoding transposase: MKRFDQNDIGLLDDVRDRVSRMEVLEGPTGRRSWPDDVKARIVAESFESGARVCDVARRHGLAPQHLSTWRGLARKGKLDVAIGPEDMPAFSALEILDDEASACSTPIEIEADGITIRLGADTPADRIAEIAAALRLAR; the protein is encoded by the coding sequence ATGAAACGTTTCGACCAAAACGACATCGGTTTGTTAGACGACGTTCGCGACCGTGTTTCGCGAATGGAGGTTCTGGAGGGACCGACGGGCCGTCGGTCTTGGCCGGACGATGTGAAGGCACGGATCGTGGCCGAGAGTTTCGAGTCTGGAGCGCGGGTGTGCGATGTGGCGCGGCGCCATGGGCTGGCGCCCCAGCATCTCTCCACCTGGCGGGGCCTGGCGCGCAAGGGAAAGCTCGACGTCGCCATTGGGCCAGAGGATATGCCGGCTTTCTCGGCACTCGAGATTTTGGACGACGAGGCTTCGGCATGTTCGACGCCGATCGAGATCGAGGCCGACGGCATCACGATCCGTCTCGGCGCCGACACGCCGGCCGATCGGATCGCCGAGATCGCCGCCGCCTTGCGCCTCGCCCGGTGA
- a CDS encoding IS66 family transposase, with translation MSAAPSDLDLSVLPPEYRAAFETLQTQIAALSSDNSALAVSNRRLEALIKELRHALHGRKSEKLTVDERQLAFEDLETAVAEVETASAAAHATPSASRPRPAAVNRNIGNLPEHLPRIEEIIEPESLECPCGCGAMHRIGEDRTERLDIVPAQLRVIVTIRPKYACRICTDGVRQAPARPWLIEGALPTEGAIAHVLVSKYADHCPLYRQSQILARSGIQIDRSTLAGWVGKAAFHLGPVVDRLAEHLKRSTKLFMDETTAPVLDPGKGRTKTGYFWTLARDDRRWGGPDPPGVVYFYAPGRGGGHAETFLDGFDGILQIDGYAGYNRLTRLSRKGGTPLTVAHCWAHARRKLREVFERDGSAIAREGLERIAGFYEIEDEIRGTDAGHRLAVRQARTAHLVANFREWLNAARARVSAKSRLGEKLGYIHRHWDGLQTFLTDGRVEIDSNAVENLVRPIALNRKNALFAGHDEGAKAWGRIASLIETAKINGVEPFAYLKGTLEAIAGGHPNDRLDELLPWNWTPTSS, from the coding sequence ATGTCAGCTGCCCCAAGCGATCTCGATTTGAGCGTCCTGCCGCCGGAATACCGGGCGGCTTTTGAAACGCTGCAGACACAGATTGCCGCCCTGAGCTCGGACAATTCCGCCCTGGCGGTATCGAACCGGCGTCTTGAAGCGCTGATCAAGGAATTGCGTCATGCGCTGCACGGCCGGAAATCGGAGAAGCTGACAGTAGACGAGCGTCAGCTTGCGTTCGAAGATCTGGAGACTGCGGTGGCAGAGGTCGAAACCGCGTCGGCAGCAGCCCACGCGACGCCTTCAGCGTCGCGCCCAAGACCGGCGGCTGTCAACCGCAACATCGGTAACCTGCCAGAGCATCTGCCTCGGATCGAGGAGATCATCGAGCCGGAGAGCCTCGAATGCCCCTGCGGTTGCGGGGCCATGCACCGGATCGGCGAAGACCGCACGGAGCGGCTCGACATTGTGCCGGCCCAGTTGCGCGTGATCGTGACCATCCGGCCGAAATACGCCTGCCGGATCTGCACCGACGGCGTGAGACAGGCGCCGGCGCGACCCTGGCTGATCGAAGGCGCGTTGCCCACGGAGGGCGCGATCGCCCACGTGCTGGTCTCGAAATATGCCGACCACTGTCCGCTTTATCGCCAATCCCAAATCCTGGCGCGTTCGGGCATTCAAATCGACCGCTCAACGCTGGCAGGATGGGTCGGCAAGGCAGCCTTCCACCTCGGCCCTGTCGTCGATCGTCTGGCCGAGCACCTGAAACGGTCGACCAAACTCTTTATGGACGAGACCACGGCGCCGGTCTTGGACCCAGGCAAGGGCAGAACCAAGACCGGATATTTTTGGACGCTGGCCCGCGACGATCGCCGCTGGGGCGGCCCGGACCCACCGGGCGTCGTCTACTTCTACGCACCCGGCCGCGGCGGCGGACATGCCGAGACCTTCCTGGACGGCTTCGACGGCATTCTCCAGATCGACGGCTATGCCGGCTACAACCGGCTCACTCGACTGTCGCGCAAGGGCGGCACTCCGCTCACTGTCGCCCACTGCTGGGCGCATGCGCGGCGCAAGCTCCGCGAGGTCTTCGAACGCGACGGCTCGGCCATCGCCCGCGAAGGGCTCGAGCGCATCGCCGGGTTCTACGAGATCGAAGACGAGATCCGCGGCACCGATGCCGGCCACCGCCTGGCCGTCCGTCAAGCACGAACGGCGCACCTGGTCGCCAACTTCCGGGAATGGCTGAACGCTGCCCGCGCGCGGGTGTCTGCAAAATCGCGCCTGGGTGAAAAGCTCGGCTACATCCACCGCCATTGGGACGGGCTGCAGACCTTCCTGACCGACGGCCGCGTCGAGATCGACTCCAATGCCGTCGAGAACCTTGTGCGCCCGATTGCCCTCAACAGAAAGAACGCACTCTTCGCCGGCCACGACGAGGGCGCCAAGGCCTGGGGCCGGATTGCCTCCCTGATCGAAACGGCAAAGATCAACGGTGTCGAACCGTTCGCCTATCTGAAAGGGACACTCGAAGCCATCGCGGGCGGCCACCCCAACGACCGCCTCGACGAGCTCTTGCCCTGGAATTGGACACCTACGTCAAGCTGA